Proteins found in one Salvia splendens isolate huo1 chromosome 10, SspV2, whole genome shotgun sequence genomic segment:
- the LOC121750286 gene encoding transcription factor MYBC1-like: MREEDSNWFSKWEEELPSPEDLMPLSQSLITPDLALAFNIPTRRHHNAPSPPPPRNSSAEFDSPEVSAAAPAASDEPARTLKRPRLVWTPQLHKRFVDAVAHLGIKNAVPKTIMQLMSVDGLTRENVASHLQKYRLYLKRMQTISAGGSASAAGAGDPATDHLFASSPVPPHFLHPVARAAAASDHYLPFHQMAVVAPPPPHLHTHHQQQFRHFGNSPPNGQFDHPYMRQVQRVGAPLHGAAVVPPYVEDLESSTPASGRKVLTLFPTGDD; the protein is encoded by the coding sequence ATGAGGGAAGAAGACTCAAACTGGTTCTCAAAATGGGAGGAGGAGCTCCCCTCCCCAGAGGATCTGATGCCCCTCTCCCAATCCCTAATCACCCCCGATCTCGCCCTCGCCTTCAACATCCCCACCCGCCGCCACCACAACGCCCCCTCCCCTCCCCCCCCTCGCAACTCCTCCGCCGAATTCGACTCCCCGGAGGTCAGCGCCGCCGCCCCCGCCGCCTCCGACGAGCCCGCCCGAACCCTCAAGCGCCCCCGCCTCGTCTGGACCCCGCAGCTCCACAAGCGCTTCGTCGACGCCGTCGCCCACCTCGGCATCAAGAACGCCGTCCCCAAGACCATTATGCAGCTCATGAGCGTCGACGGCCTCACCCGCGAGAATGTCGCCAGCCACCTCCAGAAGTACCGCCTCTACCTCAAGCGGATGCAGACCATCTCCGCTGGCGgctccgcctccgccgccggcGCCGGTGACCCCGCCACCGACCACCTCTTCGCCAGCTCCCCCGTCCCCCCTCACTTCCTCCACCCCGTCgcccgcgccgccgccgcctccgacCACTACCTCCCCTTCCACCAGATGGCCGTCGTCGCTCCGCCGCCGCCCCACCTCCACACCCACCACCAGCAGCAGTTTAGGCATTTCGGAAACTCTCCTCCGAATGGCCAATTCGATCATCCGTACATGAGGCAGGTGCAGAGGGTGGGGGCGCCGCTGCACGGCGCGGCGGTGGTGCCGCCCTATGTTGAGGATTTGGAGTCGTCTACTCCCGCGAGCGGCCGGAAAGTCCTCACCTTGTTCCCCACTGGAGATGATTGA